Proteins encoded by one window of Musa acuminata AAA Group cultivar baxijiao chromosome BXJ2-9, Cavendish_Baxijiao_AAA, whole genome shotgun sequence:
- the LOC103997011 gene encoding calcium-dependent protein kinase 15 — MGNRTSRRHKEPPSPLPDRPTPPRPRPRPKLPAVVAAPRSPGPIVPRPIPSDVGRVLGRPMEDVRATYTFGRELGRGQFGVTYLVTHRGTTKQFACKSIATRKLVRQDDLDDVRREIQIMHHLTGHRNIVELKGAYEDRHSVNLVMEICEGGELFDRIISKGHYSERAAAALCREIVNVVHACHSMGVMHRDLKPENFLFLNKRESSPLKATDFGLSVFFKPGEIFKDLVGSAYYVAPEVLRRRYGAEADIWSAGVILYILLSGVPPFWAENEEGIFDAVLHGQIDFSSDPWPSISFGAKELVRKMLRADPKERLTAAEILNHPWMREDGAPDKPLDLTVLNRMKQFRAMNKLKKVALKVIAESLSEDEIMGLKEMFKSIDTDNSGTITYEELKAGLPKLGNLGIKISESEVRQLMEAADVDGNGSIDYIEFITATMHMNRMEKEDHLYRAFEYFDEDKSGYITVEELEQALKKYNMGDEKTIKEIITEVDTDRDGRINYDEFATMMRKDSSEPIRTRRRK; from the exons ATGGGCAACCGCACGTCACGCCGCCACAAGGAGCCTCCGTCCCCCTTGCCAGATCGCCCTACCCCTCCACGCCCCCGCCCCCGCCCCAAACTCCCTGCCGTCGTCGCCGCCCCCAGATCACCCGGACCCATCGTTCCCCGCCCGATCCCATCCGACGTCGGGCGCGTTCTCGGCCGGCCCATGGAGGACGTCCGCGCCACCTACACCttcggccgggagctcggccgtgGCCAGTTTGGGGTGACCTACCTCGTCACCCACCGGGGGACCACGAAGCAGTTCGCCTGCAAGTCCATCGCCACCCGGAAGCTAGTCCGTCAGGATGACCTCGACGACGTCCGCCGCGAGATTCAGATCATGCACCACCTCACCGGCCACCGCAACATCGTCGAGCTCAAGGGGGCCTACGAGGACCGGCACTCGGTCAACCTCGTGATGGAGATCTGCGAGGGCGGGGAGCTGTTCGATAGGATCATCTCCAAGGGCCACTACTCGGAGCGAGCGGCCGCCGCACTCTGCCGAGAGATCGTTAACGTCGTCCACGCCTGCCACTCCATGGGCGTGATGCATCGGGATCTCAAGCCGGAGAACTTCTTGTTCTTGAACAAGAGAGAGAGTTCGCCGCTCAAGGCCACCGATTTTGGGCTCTCCGTGTTCTTCAAGCCCG GAGAAATATTTAAAGATCTTGTTGGAAGTGCATATTATGTTGCTCCTGAGGTATTGCGACGCCGTTATGGAGCAGAAGCTGATATTTGGAGTGCTGGAGTTATACTGTACATCCTTCTTTCTGGTGTCCCTCCTTTTTGGGCAG AAAATGAGGAGGGTATATTCGATGCTGTATTGCATGGCCAAATTGATTTCTCATCTGATCCATGGCCTTCTATATCTTTTGGTGCTAAAGAATTGGTCAGAAAGATGCTTAGAGCAGATCCAAAGGAGCGACTTACTGCTGCTGAAATTCTCA ACCATCCATGGATGAGAGAAGATGGTGCACCTGATAAGCCACTTGATCTTACAGTTTTGAATAGAATGAAGCAGTTCAGGGCCATGAACAAGCTTAAGAAAGTGGCACTGAAG GTCATAGCAGAAAGCTTGTCAGAGGACGAAATCATGGGTTTGAAAGAGATGTTCAAATCTATCGACACTGACAATAGTGGGACTATaacttatgaagaattaaaagcagGACTACCGAAATTGGGCAATTTGGGCATCAAGATTTCTGAATCTGAAGTCAGACAGCTGATGGAGGCA GCTGATGTAGATGGAAATGGAAGCATTGATTATATTGAATTTATAACAGCTACGATGCACATGAATAGAATGGAAAAGGAAGACCATTTGTACAGAGCATTTGAGTATTTTGATGAAGACAAGAGCGG GTACATCACAGTCGAGGAATTGGAGCAAGCTCTCAAGAAATATAACATGGGTGATGAGAAAACAATAAAAGAGATAATCACAGAAGTTGACACAGACAGG GATGGAAGAATTAACTACGACGAGTTTGCGACTATGATGAGAAAAGACAGTTCAGAACCCATACGTACCAGGAGACGTAAATAA
- the LOC135622564 gene encoding protein ABIL1-like — protein sequence MQQRRPENGAMTFDEVSMERSKSFVMAMQELKNLRPQLYSAAEYCEKSYLRSEQKQMVLDNLKSYAVRAIVNAVDHLGTVAYKLTDLFEQQLLDASTMEMKISCLNQQNFTCQAYGDKDGLSQHQTPARTLRHHKHYILPSQYASNMLSWHVASEANSAANGDPLAAPCTRGVKCYKVNSEVFHLLVAEDPAASLPLSAPLRATSGNVTFDMIPNKSALMGSLKSPKPISAIKSFDSPGRREICRPPGRSKSMLSAFFNKNKTFKTRKVLVS from the exons atgcAGCAACGGCGGCCGGAGAACGGTGCCATGACCTTCGACGAGGTCTCCATGGAGAGGAGCAAGAGCTTCGTCATGGCTATGCAG GAACTCAAGAACCTGAGACCTCAACTTTACTCTGCTGCTGAGTACTGTGAAAAGTCTTACCTTCGCAGTGAGCAGAAACAGAT GGTATTAGATAATCTAAAAAGTTATGCTGTCCGAGCCATTGTGAATGCTGTAGATCATCTTGGCACTGTTGCCTATAAACTGACGGACCTGTTTGAACAACAACTTCTTGATGCATCAACGATGGAGATGAAGATTTCATGTTTGAATCAG CAAAATTTTACTTGCCAAGCTTATGGCGATAAAGATGGTCTCAGTCAGCATCAAACGCCAGCAAGAACCTTGAGACATCACAAGCATTACATTTTGCCAA GCCAATATGCATCAAATATGCTTTCCTGGCACGTAGCTTCAGAAGCCAATTCTGCAGCAAATGGGGATCCCCTTGCAGCACCATG CACAAGAGGTGTTAAGTGTTACAAAGTAAATTCTGAAGTCTTCCATCTTTTAG TTGCAGAAGACCCTGCTGCATCACTGCCCTTGTCAGCGCCACTCCGTGCAACTAGTGGAAATGTGACTTTCGACATGATTCCAAACAAATCTGCTTTGATG GGTTCTTTGAAGTCTCCAAAACCTATTTCAGCAATCAAATCCTTCGACAGTCCTGGTAGACGTGAGATCTGCAGGCCTCCTGGTCGCAGTAAGAGCATGTTGTCGgcatttttcaacaaaaacaaaacctTCAAAACTAGAAAGGTCTTAGTCTCCTGA
- the LOC135622563 gene encoding S-type anion channel SLAH2-like yields MEGVSREEVLPCLLKCVASKEVAGFDSIECGTGVASQAQLSAPTNWQGETAGGKEIGDAYGHPPADATSIPVNSALQHDTNQSYSIPKSVPASPCGFHVLQIESGPSEMDRPVLQPANSAAVELEQPKQGKLRSQPIPLGKSRRASGIDNQRDKRFDPFKTWSGRFERQLSSFRGRPQEHDCEANDGCIVEVEPLPAVDRYFDALEGPELDTLRVSEVSVLPEDKKWPFLLRFPISAFGMCLGVGSQAILWKTLATSPSVGFLHVSLTVNLALWCMSLVLMSTVSLIYACKIIFYFEAVRREYDHPVRGNFFFAPWIACLFLVQGVPPSVAEKPPAALWYGLMAPIFCLELKVYGQWMSGGQRRLSKVANPSNHLSIVGNFVGALAGASVGLREGPIFFFAVGLAHYTVLFVTLYQRLPTNVTLPRELHPVFFLFVAAPSVACMAWATINGDFDYGSRIAYYVALFLYFSLAVRINLFRGLRFSLAWWAYTFPMTGFSIATIRYSLEVTNAFTQALSVGFSAISTFTVTALLVSTIVHAFVLRDLFPNDISIAITRKGPTFSKSIVHLRSINSDMNEVEAAA; encoded by the exons ATGGAAGGAGTTTCCCGTGAAGAAGTACTTCCATGTCTTCTCAAGTGCGTTGCATCTAAAGAAGTTGCTGGCTTCGACAGCATCGAGTGTGGCACCGGCGTTGCTTCTCAGGCTCAGCTCTCTGCTCCCACCAATTGGCAAGGAGAAACAGCAGGTGGCAAA GAAATTGGTGATGCTTACGGTCATCCGCCTGCCGATGCAACCAGCATTCCAGTAAACTCAGCATTACAACATGATACCAACCAGTCATATTCTATTCCTAAAAGTGTTCCAGCCTCTCCTTGTGGATTTCATGTACTACAAATCGAATCTGGACCAAGTGAGATGGATCGACCCGTGCTTCAGCCTGCTAATTCTGCTGCCGTCGAGTTGGAGCAACCTAAACAGGGGAAGCTCCGCTCTCAGCCTATACCACTCGGGAAGAGTCGAAGAGCATCAGGGATCGATAACCAGAGGGACAAACGCTTCGATCCATTCAAGACATGGTCTGGCAGATTTGAGAGGCAGTTGTCGAGCTTCCGTGGGAGACCTCAAGAACACGATTGCGAGGCGAATGATGGCTGTATAGTTGAAGTCGAGCCTCTGCCGGCAGTCGATCGCTACTTTGATGCCTTAGAAGGACCGGAATTAGACACACTAAGGGTATCGGAGGTGTCGGTTCTTCCCGAGGACAAGAAATGGCCTTTCCTTCTTCGGTTTCCGATATCTGCCTTCGGTATGTGCCTGGGTGTCGGTAGCCAAGCCATCCTGTGGAAGACGTTGGCCACATCTCCATCCGTGGGTTTCTTGCACGTAAGCCTGACGGTCAATCTCGCCCTCTGGTGCATGTCGCTGGTGCTGATGAGCACCGTGTCCCTCATCTACGCGTGCAAGATCATCTTCTACTTCGAGGCGGTCAGGAGAGAGTACGACCACCCGGTCCGCGGCAACTTCTTCTTCGCTCCATGGATAGCCTGCCTCTTCTTGGTGCAGGGAGTGCCGCCGTCGGTGGCGGAGAAACCCCCTGCTGCTCTCTGGTATGGTCTCATGGCTCCCATCTTCTGCCTCGAGCTCAAGGTCTACGGGCAGTGGATGTCCGGAGGCCAGCGCAGGCTGTCGAAGGTGGCCAACCCTTCGAATCATCTGTCCATAGTAGGCAACTTCGTGGGGGCACTGGCGGGCGCCTCCGTGGGGCTCAGAGAAGGTCCCATCTTCTTCTTCGCCGTTGGGTTGGCACACTACACCGTCCTATTCGTCACTCTATACCAGAGGCTTCCCACGAACGTGACGCTGCCCAGGGAGCTCCATCCGGTGTTCTTCCTGTTCGTGGCAGCTCCCAGCGTTGCGTGCATGGCGTGGGCAACGATCAACGGGGACTTCGATTACGGATCCAGGATCGCTTACTACGTTGCTCTCTTCCTCTATTTCTCTCTC GCTGTGAGGATTAACCTTTTCCGAGGCTTAAG GTTCTCGCTTGCTTGGTGGGCATACACGTTTCCGATGACGGGCTTCTCGATCGCAACCATCAGGTACTCGTTGGAAGTAACGAACGCGTTCACCCAAGCTCTCTCTGTTGGGTTCTCGGCCATCTCCACCTTCACCGTCACAGCCTTGCTCGTTTCCACCATCGTGCACGCCTTCGTCCTCCGCGACCTCTTCCCTAACGACATCTCCATCGCCATCACACGGAAAGGACCAACATTTAGCAAGTCCATTGTACATCTACGATCGATCAACTCGGACATGAACGAAGTCGAAGCTGCAGCATGA